One segment of Neodiprion fabricii isolate iyNeoFabr1 chromosome 1, iyNeoFabr1.1, whole genome shotgun sequence DNA contains the following:
- the LOC124176874 gene encoding dyslexia-associated protein KIAA0319, whose protein sequence is MKSLIHTLSLLLCLQITTSQFSKFSKFSKFSLGNWQRMCPDMYPYEYKGFAPMGNYSAGTFTEMSSFTSIVHCVTECCHDLTCNVILMHNNTCYHVLCRSNKLCAPLYRPDKADSYIPPTMVLIRPVEGDGPWANWVEDNEDTSALLMAAADQNDYTYRSDINTECSFDLQECGENEVCVTGDKSQNGFCQCIDNYKRTLQGICKPTDELNGLRQTVTSDVTQESSTSVKPPLKKLSVSAVSKEVQLPENEATLTAYTYPAEQGNEHYNYVWSLLSQPEGPPGTIMDQNRVTVKLSHLSEGLYMFKVVVSSPNAYGEAYANVSVLPPKRVNQAPIAVISPESQVVKLPNTGAVLDGSASTDDDKVISHHWELQKGPIGYQPELLDTPTLQLNNLIAGNYTFKLTVEDSDHITNFTTANITVLKVIDYPPSANAGEDIIIYLPQNTITLNGNLSTDDRGIVSWEWTKSQSDQNKAVDMQNTRTPYLQLSNLEEGRYTFVLKVMDDSEQSSTAEVHVFVKAPTNKPPNADAGEDIIIALPETHTRLNGSKSKDDVKITSYLWEQVSGPSKAVIVATNESVTNVTGLTKGEYVFKLIIVDDNGNKNSDTVRVTVTQNKNAPPKANAGGDQVLVEPVNIIVINGSQSSDDLRVGQWLWTRDPSSLAIGTVLEGSDKSPILMLSDVVPGRYVFRLKVSDDQGLSSEDTVSVIVKPDTRLLNLVELTLNIEARLLTKSQNDSLVVKLQMLLHDEANIVVRNIRAEPRTGRAVLVFYVNKDGGKSLMPGPEVVQRLKEKLRQDSGLLQLSVASVETAVCQNKCSGHGVCDEGSRQCLCEAFWMQNLIQKYFGNGEANCDWSILYVIIALLSLVICWVGCIWGLICLMQRLCFGKRRASRTKKKTARYSLLQGEPEDDPSTYSTHNKITPSDFDTDSDDVLFESRKGKVSTHLRNGKSRNGFLKVGPRVKT, encoded by the exons ATGAAATCCCTAATCCACACACTGTCTCTTCTCCTGTGCCTGCAAATCACGACAAGCCAATTTTCTaagttttctaaattttccaagttttcacTTGGGAATTGGCAACGAATGTGTCCCGATATGTATCCATACGAATACAAAGGCTTTGCTCCAATGGGAAACTACAGTGCAGGAACGTTTACAGAGATGAGTTCATTTACAAGTATCGTCCATTGCGTGACTGAATGTTGCCATGATCTGACTTGCAACGTTATTTTGATGCATAATAATACTTGCTATCATGTATTATGTAGAAGCAATAAACTCTGTGCTCCGCTATATCGGCCTGACAAAGCTGATAGCTATATTCCACCAACTATGGTATTAATCAGACCTGTAGAAGGAGATGGCCCATGGGCAAATTGGGTCGAAGATAACGAGGATACCAG tgCTTTGCTGATGGCTGCCGCCGATCAaaatgattatacatatagatcTGACATTAACACCGAGTGTTCATTTGATTTGCAAGAATGTGGAGAGAATGAGGTTTGTGTAACTGGTGACAAGTCTCAAAATGGATTCTGTCAGTGTATTGATAATTACAAGAGAACATTGCAAG GAATTTGCAAACCAACGGATGAGCTCAATGGTCTCAGGCAGACAGTTACCTCAGATGTCACACAGGAGTCAAGCACATCGGTGAAACCTCCATTAAAAAAACTATCAGTATCAGCTGTATCTAAGGAAGTTCAACTCCCAGAAAATGAGGCCACATTAACAGCATATACCTACCCGGCAGAACAAGGGAACGAGCATTATAATTATGTTTGGAGTTTATTAAGTCAACCAGAAGGGCCACCTGGAACTATAATGGATCAAAATCGTGTCACAGTAAAGCTTAGCCATCTTTCCGAGGGCTTATATATGTTCAAAGTCGTTGTTAGCAGTCCTAATGCCTATGGAGAAGCATATGCAAATGTCAGCGTTCTACCAC CCAAACGAGTAAATCAGGCACCAATTGCTGTAATATCACCGGAATCCCAAGTAGTGAAGTTACCTAATACGGGAGCTGTGTTAGATGGATCGGCAAGTACGGACGACGACAAAGTGATTTCACATCACTGGGAGTTGCAgaagggtccaattggttaTCAACCAGAACTTTTAGATACCCCTACACTTCAGTTGAACAATCTGATTGCAGGAAACTATACTTTCAA ATTAACAGTTGAAGACTCTGATCATATAACAAACTTTACAACAGCTAACATAACAGTATTAAAGGTGATTGATTATCCTCCAAGCGCAAATGCTGGCGAGGATATTATAATCTATTTACCTCAGAATACTATTACTCTGAATGGTAATTTGAGTACGGATGATAGAGGCATTGTCAGTTGGGAATGGACCAAAAGTCAATCGGACCAAAACAAAGCTGTTGATATGCAGAACACTCGAACGCCGTACTTACAATTATCGAATCTAGAGGAGGGAAGATATACCTTTGTTTTGAAGGTAATGGATGATTCGGAACAATCCTCGACGGCCGAAGTTCATGTTTTTGTAAAAGCACCAACTAACAAACCGCCTAATG CCGATGCTGGGGAAGATATAATTATTGCTTTACCAGAGACTCACACAAGACTTAATGGCAGCAAAAGTAAAGATGACGTCAAAATAACGTCCTATCTCTGGGAGCAAGTGAG TGGGCCTAGCAAAGCAGTGATAGTTGCTACTAACGAGTCCGTTACTAATGTGACTGGATTAACTAAAGGAGAATACGTTTTTAAACTGATTATAGTTGATGATAatgggaataaaaattcagacaCTGTAAGAGTTACAGTAACACAAA ataaaaacgCACCACCAAAAGCTAATGCTGGTGGTGATCAAGTACTTGTAGAACCTGTGAACATAATAGTAATTAACGGATCTCAATCTAGCGATGACCTAAGGGTTGGCCAATGGTTATGGACACGAGATCCATCGAGTCTTGCAATCGGTACTGTGCTTGAGGGAAGTGATAAATCACCAATTTTAATG CTATCCGACGTTGTTCCTGGTAGATATGTTTTTCGTTTGAAAGTGTCCGATGATCAAGGCTTGAGCAGCGAAGATACTGTTTCAGTGATTGTAAAACCAG ATACCCGCTTACTGAATTTGGTTGAATTAACTCTAAATATTGAGGCACGACTCCTTACAAAATCACAGAACGATTCTTTGGTAGTAAAACTACAAATGTTACTCCATGATGAAGCTAACATTGTTGTGCGCAATATAAGAGCAGAACCTCGTACCGGCAGAGCTGTTTTAGtgttttatgtaaataaagatgGAGGAAAGTCATTGATGCCTGGACCAGAAGTTGTTCAAAGATTAAAAGAAAAGTTGAGGCAAGACTCTGGCCTTCTGCAACTATCAGTAGCCAGTGTAGAAACCGCTGTTTGTCAAAACAAATGCTCAG GACATGGTGTCTGCGATGAAGGAAGTAGGCAATGTCTGTGCGAAGCCTTCTGGATGCAGAATTTaattcaaaagtattttgGTAATGGTGAAGCTAATTGTG ATTGGAGCATTTTATATGTTATAATAGCCCTACTTTCATTGGTTATATGCTGGGTGGGATGTATCTGGGGTTTGATATGTTTAATGCAACGATTATGCTTTGGTAAACGACGTGCCAGtcgaactaaaaaaaaaacagcacgTTACTCGCTTCTTCAAGGAGAACCTGAAGATGACCCAAGTACAT ATTCGACTCACAACAAAATAACGCCATCAGATTTTGATACAGATTCTGACGATGTATTGTTCGAAAGTCGTAAAGGAAAAGTCAGTACTCATCTTAGAAATGGTAAATCCCGAAATGGATTTCTGAAAGTAGGTCCTAGAGTGAAAACATGA